In Paenibacillus sp. BIC5C1, a genomic segment contains:
- a CDS encoding ClpP family protease encodes MSEYMKNKQTPKSEQPGTEIPEVPAQEEKAMSPVTESIQQFGQTQSPAAESNIFCMTIIGQVEGHLILPPQNKTTKYEHLIPQLVAAEQNQRIEGILIILNTVGGDVEAGLAIAEMIASLSKPTVTVVIGGGHSIGVPIAVASTYSLIAGSATMTIHPIRMNGLVIGVPQTFEYMEKMQERVVRFVTSHSNISEEMFKELMFKTGELNRDIGTAVGSADAVKYGLMDAVGGIGQAIAQLNQLIGDKRQTLQAGGYTQ; translated from the coding sequence ATGAGCGAATACATGAAAAACAAGCAAACACCGAAATCGGAACAACCGGGTACCGAGATACCGGAAGTGCCTGCACAAGAGGAGAAGGCGATGTCACCTGTAACGGAGTCTATTCAGCAGTTTGGGCAGACGCAGTCACCTGCAGCTGAATCGAACATTTTCTGTATGACCATTATCGGTCAGGTGGAAGGGCATTTAATTTTACCTCCGCAAAACAAAACAACAAAGTATGAACATCTCATTCCTCAGCTGGTTGCTGCAGAGCAGAATCAGCGAATCGAAGGTATCTTGATCATTTTAAATACGGTAGGAGGCGATGTGGAGGCGGGCCTCGCTATTGCCGAAATGATTGCTTCACTTAGCAAACCTACGGTTACTGTCGTCATTGGAGGAGGGCACAGCATCGGGGTTCCGATCGCGGTTGCCTCAACCTATTCCCTTATCGCGGGTAGTGCAACAATGACCATTCATCCGATCCGTATGAACGGACTTGTGATAGGAGTGCCTCAGACGTTTGAGTACATGGAGAAGATGCAGGAACGTGTCGTAAGATTTGTTACGTCACACTCCAATATCTCTGAAGAAATGTTCAAAGAACTGATGTTTAAGACAGGTGAACTCAACCGCGATATCGGAACAGCTGTGGGTAGCGCTGATGCGGTTAAATATGGATTGATGGATGCCGTAGGCGGGATCGGCCAAGCCATCGCTCAGTTGAATCAGCTCATAGGAGACAAAAGACAGACGCTGCAGGCTGGAGGCTATACCCAATGA
- a CDS encoding FtsK/SpoIIIE family DNA translocase encodes MARRKKRKKKAAAFSGVLKYEIYGIVLITLAVIALSGEATVGRSLSKMFGLMLGKFYFGIPLIGIYYGLMVMIHRKWPSGWTTRKTGLVLLVFALTLMSTVSAMHQKLIPVGALEPGAVLTQIHNDMQTELLTPAAPGERDSMLNKDISGGYIGAAQFALFLWLFGSLGARLIMIVMFVISFMLVTNLSYVDLIRIFRTKIWDAGSAMYKKLEARPAARATSSSAGKKNGNVRKVVPVPVDDEDDDDDYDDLQNQQLPKRKAPIFFQLFGKWGSDRERTKTERGVDEDDSLDSEQVVYRAEQETPADSWHDEPIIASDIMAPAAVPAQSRPNSAPIIRDFFEHVRSEDASKEDDLDDAYPFPDDLTDNMQGEELPIKISDELVDNNEWPEAADAGTATLDSVEGSSDVGSTLSNAVQGSVVSDTEGQEVQPVKPPPLPPKPYKLPSFRLLSKPNNGGKGGDQKDYMQTARKLEATLESFGVRAKVLEVVRGPAVTRYEIQPDIGVKVSRIVSLTDDIALALAAKDIRMEAPIPGKSAIGIEVPNGEVSVVTMREVMETATFQEAESKVTIAFGRDISGQTIIGNLARMPHLLVAGATGSGKSVCINGIITSILYKAKPDEVKFLMVDPKMVELNVYNGIPHLMAPVVTDPKRASLALKKIVVEMEKRYELFSKSGTRNVEGYNNLMKDNPAAVLPYIVVIVDELADLMMVAAGDVEDAIARLAQMARAAGIHLIIATQRPSVDVITGVIKANIPSRIAFGVSSQVDSRTILDMGGAEKLLGRGDMLFMPMGASKPVRVQGAFMSDEEVENIVNYVRGQGEAQYDESIVPEVDDSVQAADEVQDELYEQAVQIILEAKQASVSLLQRRMRVGYTRAARLIDSMEARGVIGPYEGSKPREVLISLEQYQQNKISS; translated from the coding sequence TTGGCCAGAAGAAAAAAGAGGAAAAAAAAGGCCGCAGCTTTTAGCGGCGTTTTAAAATATGAAATTTACGGCATTGTGCTTATAACCCTTGCTGTCATTGCTTTGTCGGGTGAAGCAACCGTGGGGCGCTCGCTTTCCAAGATGTTTGGATTGATGCTTGGCAAGTTCTATTTTGGGATTCCGCTTATAGGGATCTATTATGGCTTAATGGTGATGATTCATCGGAAATGGCCGAGCGGCTGGACAACGCGCAAGACAGGGCTTGTATTGCTGGTGTTTGCTTTAACCCTGATGAGTACCGTCTCTGCCATGCACCAGAAGCTTATACCAGTTGGAGCCCTTGAGCCAGGTGCTGTACTTACACAGATACATAATGATATGCAAACCGAGTTGCTCACACCTGCTGCGCCAGGCGAACGGGATTCGATGCTCAATAAGGACATTAGCGGCGGTTATATAGGAGCGGCTCAGTTTGCCTTGTTCTTGTGGTTGTTTGGCAGCTTGGGAGCCCGATTGATTATGATCGTGATGTTCGTTATCAGTTTCATGCTGGTTACCAATCTTTCTTATGTCGATCTGATTCGCATTTTCAGAACGAAGATATGGGATGCAGGTAGTGCGATGTACAAAAAGCTGGAGGCTAGACCAGCAGCACGTGCTACTTCAAGCTCTGCGGGCAAGAAAAACGGGAATGTTCGCAAAGTGGTACCTGTTCCAGTAGACGACGAAGATGATGATGACGATTACGATGATCTGCAGAATCAGCAGCTACCGAAACGAAAAGCACCGATTTTTTTCCAACTCTTTGGAAAATGGGGTTCTGATCGGGAACGGACGAAGACTGAGCGTGGAGTGGACGAGGATGATTCTTTAGATTCGGAACAGGTCGTCTACCGAGCCGAGCAGGAAACGCCTGCAGATTCATGGCATGATGAGCCAATCATCGCATCCGACATAATGGCTCCCGCAGCAGTTCCTGCGCAATCAAGACCTAATTCGGCTCCAATCATTCGTGACTTCTTTGAACATGTCAGATCAGAGGATGCGAGTAAAGAGGATGATCTGGATGATGCGTATCCTTTCCCGGATGATCTAACGGATAACATGCAGGGAGAAGAGCTTCCAATCAAGATCTCAGATGAACTTGTGGATAACAATGAGTGGCCTGAAGCGGCGGATGCCGGAACAGCTACGTTGGATTCTGTTGAGGGTAGTTCCGACGTTGGGTCAACGTTGAGCAATGCGGTTCAAGGTTCGGTTGTTTCAGATACGGAGGGGCAGGAAGTGCAGCCTGTTAAGCCGCCTCCACTACCTCCGAAACCTTATAAACTTCCGTCTTTCAGACTTCTTTCCAAGCCGAACAATGGAGGCAAGGGTGGCGACCAGAAGGATTATATGCAGACTGCACGCAAGCTGGAAGCAACGCTGGAAAGCTTCGGTGTTCGTGCCAAAGTACTTGAAGTAGTCAGAGGACCTGCTGTTACACGGTATGAGATCCAACCGGATATTGGTGTGAAGGTCAGCAGAATTGTAAGTCTGACAGACGATATTGCATTAGCCTTGGCGGCAAAGGATATCCGAATGGAAGCACCAATTCCCGGCAAATCCGCTATCGGTATTGAGGTACCTAATGGAGAGGTTTCCGTTGTAACGATGAGGGAGGTCATGGAGACAGCTACATTCCAGGAAGCCGAATCCAAAGTGACCATTGCATTTGGACGAGATATCTCTGGACAGACGATCATCGGTAATTTGGCTCGTATGCCCCATCTGCTGGTGGCTGGTGCGACGGGTTCAGGTAAATCAGTATGTATCAATGGTATTATTACGAGCATCCTGTACAAAGCGAAGCCGGATGAAGTGAAGTTTTTGATGGTCGATCCCAAAATGGTCGAGCTGAACGTATATAATGGTATTCCGCATCTGATGGCACCGGTCGTAACGGATCCTAAAAGGGCTTCACTTGCTCTCAAAAAGATCGTTGTTGAGATGGAGAAAAGGTATGAGTTATTCTCCAAATCCGGTACACGTAACGTTGAAGGTTATAACAATCTGATGAAAGACAACCCAGCGGCGGTTTTGCCTTACATCGTTGTTATCGTGGACGAGCTGGCTGACCTCATGATGGTTGCCGCAGGTGACGTGGAAGACGCGATTGCTCGATTGGCTCAGATGGCGCGTGCAGCGGGTATCCATCTGATCATTGCCACACAGCGTCCATCTGTGGATGTTATCACTGGTGTAATTAAAGCCAACATTCCGTCCCGGATTGCCTTTGGTGTGTCCTCTCAAGTGGATTCTCGAACCATTCTGGATATGGGTGGGGCCGAGAAGTTGCTGGGCCGAGGAGATATGCTGTTCATGCCTATGGGAGCTTCGAAGCCGGTTCGTGTACAAGGTGCTTTCATGAGTGATGAGGAAGTTGAAAATATCGTGAATTACGTGCGTGGTCAAGGTGAAGCGCAGTATGACGAATCCATTGTTCCTGAGGTGGATGATTCCGTTCAGGCAGCAGATGAAGTGCAGGATGAGTTATATGAACAAGCAGTGCAGATTATTTTGGAGGCGAAGCAAGCTTCCGTTTCTCTATTGCAACGCCGAATGCGAGTGGGTTATACCCGCGCAGCACGTTTGATTGACTCCATGGAGGCCCGAGGTGTGATTGGTCCTTACGAGGGCAGTAAACCAAGGGAAGTATTGATCTCACTGGAACAGTATCAACAGAATAAAATAAGCTCGTAA
- a CDS encoding YlzJ-like family protein translates to MTLYTVMPPELLWSGMWNEGEDTREIKMNGLLMQVRPVNENEAVIVRLLECPLEAYLNPANMPGSIVPLSGNPGPT, encoded by the coding sequence ATGACACTTTACACAGTGATGCCACCTGAATTGCTGTGGTCGGGGATGTGGAATGAAGGAGAAGATACCCGTGAGATCAAGATGAACGGATTATTGATGCAGGTCAGACCTGTTAATGAAAATGAGGCTGTCATTGTACGTTTACTTGAATGCCCCTTGGAAGCTTATCTGAATCCCGCTAATATGCCCGGATCTATCGTTCCGCTTTCGGGTAACCCGGGACCAACATAA
- the yfmF gene encoding EF-P 5-aminopentanol modification-associated protein YfmF, with protein MNTSGFERGNRKEFRIHVLPTKRFKTFAISLYAGVPLQEDTVTKVALTPFVLRRGTESYPETTQFREQLEHLYGAGFGFDVYKRGDYQIVQFRMDTINDSFVGGDEQLLDRSFAFLGEVLTRPAQEDGHFRTSYVQAERETVRKMLESIVNDKMRYAAERSIEEMCKNEPYRLHPLGERKDLPGIDPDTLTASYQEWLQQASMDLYVVGDTTLEEVENLVQRYFNVERATSSDYHTQEAIRGDKEVETVVERLNVNQGKLNMGLRTSITYSDPQYAAALMYNGILGGYPHSKLFVNVREKESLAYYASSRYDGHKGIATIQSGIEIPNYEKAVMIIKQQLDEMKNGNITDLEMSQTKAMIRNLLKEMQDSAFELIAYDFNRQLSGKERTAEELLAQVEQISKENVREAAEKFRLDTIYFLRDEKGE; from the coding sequence TTGAATACATCAGGATTTGAACGAGGAAACCGGAAAGAATTCCGTATACATGTTCTTCCTACGAAACGTTTTAAGACATTTGCGATCTCGCTATACGCAGGGGTTCCCCTGCAGGAAGATACGGTTACCAAAGTAGCCTTAACACCTTTCGTACTTCGGCGCGGTACCGAATCCTATCCGGAAACAACGCAATTTCGTGAACAATTGGAACATTTGTATGGAGCGGGTTTTGGCTTTGATGTCTATAAACGTGGCGATTACCAGATCGTACAGTTCCGTATGGACACTATTAATGATTCTTTTGTTGGCGGAGACGAGCAGCTGTTGGATCGTTCATTTGCTTTTCTGGGTGAAGTGCTCACACGCCCTGCACAGGAGGATGGACATTTCCGAACCTCTTATGTACAAGCTGAGCGGGAGACTGTTCGCAAAATGCTTGAGTCCATCGTGAATGACAAAATGCGTTATGCTGCGGAACGTAGTATTGAGGAAATGTGTAAAAATGAACCTTATCGTCTGCACCCGCTTGGTGAGCGCAAGGATTTGCCAGGCATTGATCCAGATACATTGACAGCTTCGTATCAGGAATGGTTACAGCAGGCAAGCATGGACTTGTATGTGGTGGGCGACACCACGCTGGAAGAGGTAGAGAATCTGGTTCAGCGTTATTTCAATGTAGAACGAGCGACTTCTTCCGACTATCATACACAGGAAGCTATTCGTGGAGATAAAGAAGTGGAAACCGTTGTAGAACGGCTTAATGTTAATCAGGGTAAGCTCAATATGGGGCTTCGCACGTCTATCACTTATAGTGACCCTCAGTATGCAGCTGCTTTGATGTATAACGGCATTCTCGGAGGATATCCTCATTCCAAGCTGTTTGTTAATGTTCGCGAAAAAGAAAGTCTGGCGTACTATGCCTCTTCGCGTTATGACGGACATAAGGGGATTGCAACGATTCAATCCGGGATTGAAATCCCCAATTACGAAAAAGCCGTCATGATTATCAAGCAGCAGCTGGATGAAATGAAGAACGGGAATATCACTGACCTGGAGATGTCTCAGACCAAGGCGATGATCCGTAATTTGCTCAAGGAAATGCAGGATTCTGCATTTGAGCTGATTGCTTATGATTTCAATCGACAGTTATCCGGCAAAGAGCGGACCGCCGAGGAACTGCTGGCCCAGGTAGAACAAATCAGCAAAGAAAATGTTCGTGAGGCGGCAGAGAAATTCCGTCTGGATACGATTTATTTCTTGCGTGATGAGAAGGGGGAATAG
- the sleB gene encoding spore cortex-lytic enzyme — MRKMNIWLFTAILLMSALGIRYLLPGNTATDSPNPSIPQVEEKSLPTFSTNAVKYGSYGQDVYELQGRLKYLGFYNGKIDSNFGSTTLKSVKWFQSEFGMKADGVVGAKTKLKLYNASKQWSPTETPLHKDQTSGGSGNNNNTADKEQDNMGSANSMGLSENEIKIMANAVYGESRGEPFEGQVAVAAVILNRVKSPSFPNTPSGVIFQPGAFTAVADGQIYLEPNAQAKKAVEQAMNGWDPSGGCLYYFNPKTATSKWIWTRPQVKTIGQHIFCM; from the coding sequence ATGCGAAAAATGAACATATGGCTTTTCACTGCTATTTTGCTGATGTCCGCATTGGGAATTCGTTATTTGCTTCCTGGGAATACAGCAACCGATAGTCCAAACCCAAGTATCCCGCAGGTCGAAGAGAAGTCCCTACCCACCTTTAGCACCAATGCTGTGAAATATGGAAGTTACGGTCAGGATGTATACGAGCTTCAAGGCCGACTGAAGTATTTGGGATTTTACAATGGTAAAATTGACAGTAATTTCGGCAGCACCACATTGAAATCGGTAAAATGGTTTCAATCGGAATTCGGCATGAAGGCGGATGGTGTGGTTGGAGCCAAAACCAAGCTGAAACTTTACAATGCTTCAAAACAATGGTCGCCAACAGAAACACCATTGCACAAGGATCAAACTTCAGGAGGTAGTGGCAACAATAACAATACTGCTGATAAAGAGCAGGACAATATGGGCTCTGCCAATTCCATGGGATTGTCAGAGAACGAAATCAAAATTATGGCTAACGCGGTGTATGGTGAATCTCGCGGAGAGCCATTTGAGGGTCAAGTGGCAGTGGCGGCAGTTATCCTGAATCGCGTGAAATCGCCGAGTTTCCCGAACACACCGTCAGGAGTGATTTTCCAGCCGGGTGCATTTACTGCCGTTGCAGACGGCCAGATTTATCTGGAACCGAATGCACAAGCTAAAAAAGCAGTTGAACAGGCGATGAATGGTTGGGACCCATCCGGTGGATGCCTCTATTATTTTAATCCGAAGACAGCTACATCCAAATGGATCTGGACACGTCCTCAGGTAAAAACAATCGGGCAGCATATATTCTGTATGTGA